From Xylanibacter oryzae DSM 17970, a single genomic window includes:
- a CDS encoding ABC transporter permease: MRDILAEIWSTARRNKLRTALTGFAVAWGIFMIIFLLGAGNGLINAQMDSQGRFLSNSMIVYGGRTSKAYNGLQEGRTVSLLDKDMNTTRTNFKSNIDDVGAELETSGVTISLGQNYFNGTLTGVYPNHIQITKREILYGRFINDIDIKEQRKVLVLSQDNAKELLKNYQDLIGKYVNVGNFSFQVVGIYKQDQSQMNKDVFSSFSTIKTIYNRGDSIGNIEYSFHGLPTKADNDRFEKQYRRKINSNHLAAPDDESAVWLWNRYTQSMQMNQGIGIIRTALWVVGLFTLLSGIVGVSNIMLITVKERTREFGIRKAIGASPASILKLIIVESVIITTIFGYTGMVLGVAANEYMDATIGHTQIDTGLFKATMFLNPTVGLDVCIEATLVIIIAGTIAGLIPARKAAKIRPIEALKAE; the protein is encoded by the coding sequence ATGCGTGATATTTTAGCTGAAATATGGAGTACGGCAAGACGCAACAAATTACGTACTGCTCTTACCGGATTTGCTGTAGCATGGGGTATCTTCATGATTATATTCTTGCTCGGAGCCGGAAATGGACTTATCAATGCACAGATGGACAGTCAGGGGCGGTTCTTGTCAAACTCAATGATCGTTTACGGTGGTAGAACATCTAAAGCGTATAATGGTCTGCAAGAGGGTAGAACCGTAAGTCTTCTTGATAAAGATATGAACACAACACGTACAAATTTCAAGTCAAACATTGATGATGTTGGTGCGGAATTAGAAACTTCTGGAGTTACTATCAGTTTGGGGCAGAATTATTTTAATGGCACATTGACAGGAGTCTATCCCAATCACATTCAGATAACTAAGAGAGAAATCCTTTATGGCAGGTTCATCAATGACATTGATATTAAAGAGCAGCGTAAAGTACTGGTCTTAAGCCAAGACAATGCTAAAGAACTATTGAAAAATTACCAGGATCTAATAGGAAAATATGTTAATGTTGGCAATTTCTCATTCCAAGTTGTTGGTATATATAAGCAGGACCAGTCTCAAATGAATAAGGATGTATTCTCTTCTTTCTCAACCATAAAGACTATCTATAACAGAGGAGACAGTATCGGCAATATTGAATATTCTTTCCATGGATTGCCAACCAAGGCCGATAATGACCGCTTCGAGAAACAATACAGACGGAAGATAAATTCTAATCATCTGGCAGCTCCTGACGATGAAAGTGCTGTTTGGTTATGGAACCGTTACACTCAGAGCATGCAGATGAACCAGGGTATTGGTATCATTCGTACCGCATTATGGGTAGTCGGATTGTTTACACTTCTGAGTGGTATCGTTGGAGTAAGCAATATTATGCTTATTACTGTAAAGGAACGTACACGCGAATTTGGTATTCGAAAAGCAATCGGCGCAAGTCCGGCTTCAATACTGAAATTGATCATCGTAGAGAGCGTTATAATAACAACTATCTTCGGGTATACAGGTATGGTGCTTGGCGTTGCAGCTAATGAATACATGGATGCAACTATAGGACATACACAGATAGATACCGGACTCTTTAAGGCAACGATGTTCCTCAATCCAACAGTAGGCCTTGATGTATGTATAGAGGCAACTCTCGTAATAATAATAGCCGGAACGATAGCTGGACTTATTCCTGCGCGTAAGGCTGCAAAGATAAGACCTATAGAAGCTTTAAAAGCAGAATAA
- a CDS encoding ABC transporter ATP-binding protein, producing the protein MIEIQNISFKYAGTSRYIFKDFDLKLEENRIYGLLGKNGTGKSTLLYLISGLLRAMNGSIVFDGLETSKRCPDTLSEIFILPEVFKLPKVSLVNYVKMNRGFYKNFSDEILNNCLRDFELTTDIHLNELSMGQAKKAFMSFALATNTKLLLMDEPTNGLDIPSKSQFRKVVAGNMTEDRTVIISTHQVHDIEQLLDHILMLEGKELKLNASVSDICDKYKFEYRTPDDMADILYAEPTLQGNAVIAPRGNSEETPLNLELLFNAVTKGAINTK; encoded by the coding sequence ATGATTGAAATACAAAACATTAGCTTTAAATATGCAGGCACAAGCCGCTATATTTTTAAAGATTTCGACTTGAAGTTGGAAGAAAACAGAATATATGGTTTATTGGGAAAGAATGGAACCGGTAAGAGCACTTTATTATATTTAATAAGTGGGTTGTTGCGTGCGATGAATGGTTCCATCGTCTTTGATGGTTTAGAAACCAGTAAACGTTGTCCAGATACGTTAAGTGAAATTTTTATATTGCCCGAGGTCTTTAAATTGCCAAAAGTGTCATTGGTAAATTATGTAAAGATGAATCGTGGATTTTATAAGAATTTCAGCGATGAGATATTAAATAATTGCCTTAGGGATTTTGAACTAACAACTGATATTCATCTTAATGAATTATCAATGGGACAGGCAAAAAAGGCTTTTATGAGTTTTGCACTTGCCACAAACACAAAATTGCTGCTTATGGATGAACCGACAAATGGATTAGACATTCCTTCAAAGAGTCAGTTCCGCAAAGTAGTGGCCGGTAATATGACAGAAGATCGTACTGTAATTATATCAACGCATCAAGTTCATGATATAGAACAGCTCTTAGATCATATATTAATGCTTGAAGGTAAAGAACTAAAACTGAATGCTTCTGTATCTGATATATGTGATAAGTATAAATTTGAGTACCGTACTCCGGATGACATGGCTGATATACTTTATGCAGAACCAACATTGCAAGGGAACGCTGTAATTGCCCCAAGAGGAAATAGTGAAGAGACGCCATTGAATTTGGAACTCTTGTTTAATGCAGTTACTAAAGGCGCAATAAATACAAAATAA
- a CDS encoding GntR family transcriptional regulator, which yields MTFNNDKAIYVQMADRLCDEILAGKYKDDDRVPSVREYSAMLEVNMNTSFKAYEMLARDGIIYNKRGLGYFVTAGAAAQIKKERREEFLKRKIPEMFRQMRMLDIDIDTIKNKWEE from the coding sequence ATGACATTTAATAACGATAAAGCGATTTATGTTCAGATGGCCGACCGACTGTGTGATGAAATCCTTGCCGGCAAATATAAAGACGACGACCGGGTACCTAGTGTACGCGAGTATTCGGCAATGCTGGAGGTAAATATGAACACGAGTTTTAAGGCATATGAAATGTTAGCGCGTGATGGTATAATATATAATAAACGCGGACTTGGCTACTTTGTTACTGCAGGTGCTGCCGCGCAAATTAAAAAAGAGAGAAGAGAGGAATTCTTGAAGCGCAAAATCCCCGAAATGTTCAGACAGATGAGGATGCTCGATATAGATATAGATACAATCAAAAACAAATGGGAGGAATAA
- a CDS encoding DUF47 domain-containing protein yields the protein MNNSFFSRFTPKEPKFFHLLKQVSEVLIAASDLLVDSMQCSTREERTDYFHKIKDQERLGDQLAHKIFEELSTSFITPFDREDIHSLADCMDDVIDRVNSCAKRIAIYNPKANNPMAIELGLVVKDDAKCIDIAMKELEFLRKNASSIKARSKELHDLENKADDLYEVAIIKLFEEETDGIELIKEKEILAELEKATDAAERVGKVLKTIIVKYA from the coding sequence ATGAACAATTCATTTTTCAGTCGCTTTACACCGAAAGAACCAAAGTTTTTTCATTTATTAAAGCAGGTATCTGAAGTTTTAATCGCAGCATCAGACTTATTGGTTGATTCAATGCAATGTAGTACTCGAGAAGAGCGTACAGATTATTTTCACAAAATTAAGGATCAGGAAAGACTAGGTGACCAGTTGGCACATAAAATTTTTGAAGAACTCAGCACCTCTTTTATAACACCTTTTGACCGTGAAGATATCCACTCACTCGCAGATTGTATGGATGATGTAATAGACCGAGTTAATAGTTGTGCTAAGCGTATAGCAATATATAATCCCAAAGCAAATAATCCTATGGCTATTGAGTTAGGACTTGTTGTAAAGGATGATGCTAAATGTATAGATATAGCAATGAAAGAACTAGAGTTTTTGCGTAAGAATGCATCTAGTATTAAAGCTCGCAGTAAAGAACTGCATGACCTGGAAAACAAGGCCGATGACTTGTATGAGGTTGCTATAATTAAACTCTTTGAAGAAGAAACAGACGGTATCGAACTTATTAAGGAGAAAGAAATACTTGCAGAACTCGAAAAAGCTACAGATGCAGCCGAAAGAGTAGGAAAGGTGCTGAAGACTATTATTGTAAAATACGCTTAA
- a CDS encoding ABC transporter ATP-binding protein translates to MIHLRDINKTYDNGQPLHVLKGINLDIEKGEFVSIMGASGSGKSTLLNILGILDNYDSGEYILNDVLIKDLSETKSAAYRNNMIGFIFQSFNLISFKTAVENVELPLFYQGVNRKKRHELAMEYLEKLSLTQWANHYPNEMSGGQKQRVAIARALITNPQIILADEPTGALDSKTSVEVMQLLKHLNQDEGMTIVVVTHESGVANETNKIVHIKDGLIGNIEENLDHHASPFGINGVMK, encoded by the coding sequence ATGATACATCTTAGAGATATAAATAAGACATATGATAATGGACAGCCTTTGCATGTGCTAAAGGGAATAAACCTTGATATAGAAAAAGGTGAGTTCGTGTCAATAATGGGTGCTTCAGGTTCCGGCAAATCTACATTGCTTAATATTCTGGGTATACTTGATAATTACGATTCAGGCGAGTATATTTTGAATGACGTACTTATAAAAGACCTTAGCGAGACAAAGTCTGCTGCTTACCGAAACAATATGATTGGTTTTATATTCCAGTCGTTTAATCTCATATCATTTAAGACTGCTGTGGAAAATGTTGAGCTACCATTGTTCTATCAAGGGGTAAACCGTAAAAAACGTCACGAATTGGCAATGGAATATCTTGAAAAACTTAGTCTCACACAATGGGCGAATCATTATCCCAATGAGATGTCCGGTGGACAGAAACAGCGCGTAGCTATAGCAAGGGCGCTGATAACAAATCCGCAGATAATACTGGCTGACGAACCTACCGGCGCTTTGGATTCAAAAACGAGTGTTGAGGTTATGCAACTGCTTAAACATTTGAATCAAGATGAGGGTATGACGATCGTTGTAGTGACTCATGAGAGTGGAGTCGCTAATGAAACTAATAAAATAGTGCATATTAAAGATGGGCTGATTGGCAATATTGAAGAAAATCTTGATCATCATGCTAGTCCGTTTGGTATAAATGGTGTAATGAAGTAA
- a CDS encoding ABC transporter permease: protein MKFDIDSYREILDTLTRNKSRSFLTGFGVFWGVFMLVVLIGGGQGLKELLQNNFAGFATNSAMIWAQPTTKVYKGFKKGRGWQMVYRDVDRLRLQVPELDVISPALFGNGGTIVYGDKKSQGSVQGMLPNYQKVYTPTIYYGRYINSLDVTNHRKVCVIGKKIYKDLFKDGTNPCGKYIRVDSIYYKVVGVDYKAGGDMNINGRAEEKVTLPISTMQKAYNRGDQIDMISVTGRSGVVISSITDRMRQTIARAHTIDPTDDQSVMVFNTEILFGILDSLFKGVNFLIWLVGLGTLFAGAIGVSNIMMVTVKERTTEIGIRRAIGATPRNILSQIISESVILTSVAGMSGILFGVLILQMLEVGNTTDGILAAHFQVHFWTAIFAALLLCILGVLAGLAPAWRAMSIKPVDAMRDE, encoded by the coding sequence ATGAAGTTTGATATTGATAGTTATAGAGAAATACTTGATACTCTTACGAGGAATAAGAGTAGGAGTTTCCTTACCGGATTTGGTGTGTTCTGGGGCGTATTTATGCTTGTCGTTCTTATAGGAGGAGGCCAAGGACTAAAAGAACTGTTACAGAATAATTTTGCCGGATTCGCAACCAACTCTGCAATGATATGGGCTCAACCTACGACAAAAGTCTATAAAGGATTTAAAAAGGGCCGTGGTTGGCAAATGGTTTATCGTGATGTAGACAGACTACGTCTTCAAGTACCCGAATTGGATGTTATATCACCGGCTCTATTTGGCAATGGAGGTACCATAGTTTATGGTGACAAAAAGAGTCAAGGCTCTGTACAAGGTATGTTGCCCAATTACCAGAAAGTTTATACCCCAACTATCTATTATGGGCGGTATATAAATAGTCTGGATGTAACGAATCATCGTAAGGTGTGTGTGATTGGCAAGAAGATCTATAAAGACCTTTTTAAAGATGGTACCAATCCATGTGGAAAATATATACGTGTTGATTCTATTTATTATAAGGTCGTAGGCGTTGACTATAAGGCTGGTGGTGATATGAATATTAATGGCCGTGCAGAAGAAAAAGTAACATTGCCGATATCTACTATGCAAAAGGCTTACAACCGTGGCGATCAGATAGATATGATTTCTGTTACCGGCCGTAGTGGAGTCGTGATAAGTAGTATCACAGACCGGATGCGCCAGACGATAGCACGTGCCCACACGATTGATCCTACTGATGATCAGAGTGTAATGGTATTTAATACAGAAATCCTTTTTGGTATACTTGATAGTCTTTTTAAAGGAGTTAACTTTCTTATATGGTTAGTCGGGCTAGGCACATTGTTTGCCGGTGCAATAGGCGTTTCTAATATAATGATGGTTACAGTGAAAGAACGTACTACCGAAATAGGTATAAGACGAGCCATAGGAGCCACCCCGCGTAATATATTGTCGCAGATAATATCAGAAAGCGTAATACTTACATCTGTAGCCGGAATGAGTGGCATATTGTTTGGCGTATTGATATTGCAGATGCTAGAGGTCGGAAATACAACGGATGGAATTTTAGCTGCACATTTCCAAGTCCATTTCTGGACTGCTATTTTTGCTGCATTACTGCTATGCATACTAGGCGTTCTTGCCGGACTTGCTCCTGCATGGAGGGCAATGAGTATAAAACCGGTTGATGCAATGAGAGACGAATAA
- a CDS encoding inorganic phosphate transporter, with amino-acid sequence MILLVSIIILGLVFDYINGFHDAANSISTIVTTKVLTPFQAVIWAAFFNFLAFFISKYIIGEFGIANTVSKTVYEQYITLPIILAGIIGAIMWNLFTWWKGIPSSSSHTLIGGFAGSAIMANGFNAIHGAIILKIAAFIFLAPFIGMVIAFAISLLVLYGCRHVSHLRAEVWFKHLQLFSSALFSIGHGLNDSQKVMGVIAAAMIAAHPLHIGLGIKTIDDIPDWVAFACFTSISIGTMSGGWRIVKTMGTKITKVTPFEGVVAETAGAITLYITEILKIPVSTTHTIAGSIMGVGATKRLTAVRWGVTKDLMVSWVLTIPVSALLGAGIYLLISLFL; translated from the coding sequence ATGATATTATTAGTCTCCATCATAATATTAGGACTCGTTTTTGACTATATTAATGGCTTCCATGATGCAGCAAATTCGATTTCAACAATTGTCACTACGAAAGTGCTGACACCATTTCAAGCTGTAATATGGGCAGCGTTTTTTAATTTTCTTGCTTTTTTCATTTCCAAATATATAATAGGTGAGTTTGGTATTGCCAATACAGTTTCAAAAACAGTCTACGAGCAATACATCACATTACCTATAATATTAGCAGGTATAATAGGTGCCATAATGTGGAACTTATTTACATGGTGGAAGGGTATACCTTCATCTTCTTCTCATACACTTATAGGTGGCTTTGCCGGCTCTGCGATAATGGCAAATGGCTTTAATGCTATACATGGTGCTATTATTCTAAAGATTGCTGCTTTTATATTTTTGGCTCCATTTATAGGTATGGTAATAGCTTTTGCTATTTCATTACTTGTGCTATATGGTTGTAGACACGTGTCCCATTTGAGGGCTGAAGTTTGGTTTAAGCATCTTCAGTTGTTTTCATCAGCATTATTCAGTATAGGTCATGGACTTAATGACTCTCAGAAGGTAATGGGTGTTATAGCAGCAGCTATGATAGCTGCTCATCCGCTTCATATAGGACTTGGTATAAAGACAATAGATGATATTCCTGACTGGGTGGCATTTGCTTGCTTTACATCAATTTCAATTGGAACTATGTCAGGTGGATGGCGTATAGTAAAGACTATGGGTACAAAGATAACAAAGGTAACTCCGTTTGAAGGTGTTGTTGCAGAGACTGCCGGAGCAATAACTTTATATATTACTGAAATTCTTAAGATTCCTGTAAGTACAACTCACACTATAGCAGGTTCTATTATGGGAGTTGGTGCAACTAAACGTCTTACTGCTGTAAGGTGGGGAGTTACAAAAGATCTCATGGTATCGTGGGTACTGACAATACCTGTAAGCGCACTTCTTGGTGCTGGAATTTATCTCCTAATATCATTGTTTTTATAG
- a CDS encoding ATP-binding protein yields MKRMFLTTLILSWTLFSTYELYAQNNPYGIKDALYNYVQKTSDHIGENIGYKMADTLFAKAKRQKDLNAECLALDFKVWHFHKTGQLEKEQSEFKKVSPFLLKSPYKKYYFSCWNMRINEFISAHNYLMAINEISKYREKAFALKNNFGIIESYNMEGGLYYSQEVYRYALPLYYKALEYAKRSKDKEIYRYYKNVSIAALRLHRFDEAEKAAKMSIKTAPNEESTVGGYCALLSTYCVKDTSENVIKQTYETLENIDSKVVDKSINKFSRSEAMYNFYEFFLNDKNSALKEYNSGFFNPDSATRYLRTAKRYEAEGKLKETAENYIKYCNYIENSNIKDGNFLLTAFVPQIDFDNIEFEKQSLEEKKSKIRLKQLRINEQILKLKDERNQAHIIKREKEHSIMLSQLAAKRVEIQRQNNLIKNAKITTEQQKREYLFVKQKELWENSLIVTLATATFILFFLYIIYKLDEQKELKYKKEKAEKAEKTKSLFFQNMNHEIRSPLNAIIGFNDLLCSDIENNISSKERAEIINMISTNSNLLITLVNDVLDLSNLESGSYKLNWVDSDIQHLCKTTIESIRGRQADGVELRTRFNPTNLFFLHTDEQRLQQILINFLTNACKYTRTGNITLSYDVLSDVVRFTVTDTGCGIKPEDADKIFERFRMLDKSKTGNGLGLHICKIISGLLHGQIYLDKEYKKGAKFIFDHPINNKFFAILLFLCSFLPSYSAEINKSKSNLQKYQWAIENNQYEEKSIAMTDTMIIMARKAHNIKAEGNALELRTKCYFNLRKESLMLKNANVCKIFSLKHKQYSCMFNSWSTVINYYLLKNELDKAMSQLKKFKAMTEKTNDITGTGLLFYNLGTFYFVQKRYGTALSYYIKAIDYTKVFKNLDYIMIGNCYRLLGNNENAATWLKRSIEMPSSDVYKIHPLIGLLECYSKMGQTINAIRTESEIKKILRDYPNSAKYSNYHESMYFFYLYILKDREKALEELLKTEDSDNTKYNLALYYYYIGEYEKANVQLKYDVIRYTKWLKSDPMSNHYYYISQFDYKQAMRDKNRLAMHNIHTEIENANNTKKILMMKNEQSEWVLMHADINNRQAKALLKLQELKFQNNKEKLNRQNIIRTGEQKQRILAMEQAKYRSSTISFAALFIIVCTIIVIYHVQTKAKEMAYAAKKAQDAEKEKNNFFENINKEIRKPINNIIMINKELNNSEKIILKSQKDEAMHILHNNADYLHKLVDKVLDVSKLESGTYSPKMSNIIVYDLCHEIVCSFELNNHKTNIKLNSDTNDVEHCKTIISDKSRLEAAINSLIEIASANSTSNYIYLSYKSGYKSISFITSHTGSIPQNERKDISLSWQMVKLTAELLKGKSYKVEDQDGSIRYILEVLTNI; encoded by the coding sequence ATGAAGAGGATGTTTTTAACAACCCTAATATTATCATGGACACTATTTAGCACATATGAATTGTATGCTCAAAACAATCCCTACGGCATCAAAGATGCTTTATATAATTATGTGCAGAAGACATCTGACCATATTGGAGAAAACATTGGTTACAAGATGGCTGATACATTATTTGCAAAAGCCAAAAGACAAAAGGACCTTAATGCAGAATGCTTAGCCTTAGACTTTAAAGTTTGGCATTTTCACAAGACCGGGCAACTAGAGAAAGAACAATCCGAGTTTAAAAAGGTTTCCCCCTTTTTATTAAAATCACCATACAAAAAGTACTATTTTAGTTGCTGGAATATGCGCATAAATGAATTTATCAGTGCGCATAATTATCTTATGGCCATAAACGAGATATCAAAGTATAGAGAAAAAGCCTTCGCTTTGAAAAATAATTTTGGGATAATCGAAAGTTATAACATGGAAGGAGGACTTTATTATTCTCAAGAAGTCTACAGATACGCCCTCCCTCTATACTACAAAGCATTAGAATATGCTAAAAGATCTAAGGACAAGGAAATATACCGCTACTACAAAAACGTGTCTATAGCAGCACTAAGGCTACACAGATTTGATGAAGCAGAGAAAGCTGCAAAGATGAGCATTAAGACAGCTCCTAATGAAGAATCTACAGTAGGTGGATATTGCGCCTTGTTGTCAACATACTGTGTAAAAGACACCAGTGAAAATGTAATAAAGCAAACGTATGAAACCTTAGAAAACATTGATAGTAAGGTGGTTGACAAAAGCATTAACAAATTTTCTCGAAGTGAAGCAATGTATAACTTTTATGAATTCTTTTTAAACGATAAAAATTCAGCTTTAAAAGAATATAATTCAGGATTTTTTAATCCAGACTCCGCAACTAGATACCTTAGGACTGCAAAAAGATATGAAGCAGAAGGTAAACTAAAAGAAACCGCAGAAAACTATATAAAATATTGCAATTATATAGAAAATAGCAATATAAAAGACGGTAATTTTCTTCTAACTGCATTTGTACCACAAATAGACTTTGACAACATTGAATTTGAAAAGCAATCATTAGAAGAGAAAAAGTCTAAAATAAGGCTTAAACAATTACGTATAAATGAACAAATTCTTAAGTTGAAAGATGAGCGAAATCAAGCTCATATTATAAAGAGAGAGAAAGAACATTCTATTATGCTAAGTCAGTTAGCGGCAAAACGTGTAGAGATACAAAGACAAAATAATCTCATCAAAAACGCGAAAATAACGACAGAGCAACAAAAAAGAGAATATCTGTTTGTAAAACAAAAAGAACTATGGGAAAATTCATTAATAGTTACATTAGCAACAGCTACTTTTATTCTTTTTTTTCTTTATATTATATATAAGCTTGATGAACAGAAAGAACTGAAATATAAAAAAGAAAAAGCGGAAAAAGCGGAAAAGACAAAGAGCTTATTTTTCCAAAATATGAACCACGAAATAAGAAGTCCTCTTAATGCTATCATAGGGTTTAATGATTTACTTTGTTCAGACATTGAAAACAATATTTCATCTAAAGAAAGAGCCGAAATAATTAACATGATTTCCACGAACAGTAATCTGCTTATAACTCTAGTAAATGATGTTCTTGATTTATCGAATCTTGAAAGCGGTTCATACAAATTGAACTGGGTTGATTCTGATATCCAACATTTATGCAAAACAACAATTGAAAGCATTAGAGGACGCCAAGCAGATGGGGTTGAATTAAGGACAAGGTTCAATCCAACTAACCTTTTTTTTCTACACACTGACGAACAGAGACTCCAGCAGATCCTTATCAATTTTCTCACTAACGCCTGCAAATATACAAGAACCGGCAACATAACATTATCATATGATGTATTATCAGATGTTGTTAGATTCACTGTTACAGATACCGGATGCGGAATAAAGCCTGAGGATGCCGATAAAATTTTTGAACGTTTCCGCATGCTTGACAAGTCAAAAACAGGAAATGGACTTGGGCTACATATATGCAAAATAATATCAGGTCTTCTACATGGTCAAATTTATCTTGATAAAGAATACAAAAAAGGGGCAAAATTCATTTTTGACCATCCTATTAATAACAAATTTTTTGCAATACTATTGTTTCTGTGTTCTTTTTTACCATCATACTCAGCAGAAATTAATAAAAGTAAAAGCAATCTCCAAAAATATCAATGGGCTATTGAAAACAACCAATACGAGGAAAAGAGCATTGCGATGACGGATACAATGATCATAATGGCCAGGAAAGCCCATAACATAAAAGCTGAAGGAAATGCTTTAGAGCTAAGAACAAAATGTTATTTTAATCTTAGGAAAGAATCTCTCATGTTGAAAAATGCCAATGTCTGTAAAATATTCTCTTTAAAGCATAAACAATATAGCTGCATGTTCAATTCATGGAGTACTGTTATTAACTATTATCTTTTAAAAAACGAATTAGATAAAGCAATGTCACAGTTGAAAAAGTTCAAAGCGATGACTGAAAAGACCAATGACATTACAGGCACAGGATTATTATTTTACAATCTCGGGACTTTCTATTTTGTACAAAAACGTTACGGAACAGCACTCTCATATTATATTAAAGCCATTGATTACACTAAAGTATTTAAAAATCTAGACTATATAATGATCGGAAATTGTTATAGACTACTAGGTAATAATGAGAATGCCGCAACATGGCTTAAAAGGTCTATAGAAATGCCAAGTTCAGATGTATATAAAATACATCCACTCATCGGCTTACTGGAATGTTATTCAAAAATGGGACAGACTATTAATGCCATACGTACTGAATCTGAAATAAAAAAGATACTACGTGATTACCCCAATTCAGCAAAATATTCTAACTATCATGAGTCTATGTATTTTTTTTATCTTTATATATTGAAAGACAGAGAAAAAGCATTGGAAGAGTTATTAAAGACAGAAGACTCTGATAATACTAAATACAATTTAGCACTTTACTATTATTATATTGGAGAATATGAAAAAGCGAACGTTCAATTAAAATATGATGTCATAAGATATACAAAATGGCTGAAGTCAGACCCTATGTCAAATCACTATTATTATATAAGCCAGTTTGATTACAAACAAGCAATGAGAGATAAAAATAGATTGGCTATGCATAACATCCATACTGAAATAGAAAATGCGAATAATACTAAGAAAATCCTGATGATGAAAAACGAGCAGTCAGAATGGGTCCTAATGCATGCTGACATAAACAACAGACAGGCTAAAGCTTTGCTGAAGCTTCAAGAACTAAAATTCCAAAATAATAAAGAGAAACTTAATAGACAAAACATAATAAGAACCGGCGAACAGAAACAGAGGATACTAGCAATGGAACAGGCCAAATACAGGAGTTCTACTATAAGTTTCGCAGCATTATTTATTATAGTTTGCACGATTATAGTTATTTACCATGTACAAACTAAAGCTAAAGAGATGGCTTATGCAGCTAAAAAAGCACAAGATGCTGAAAAAGAGAAAAACAATTTCTTTGAAAATATAAATAAAGAAATAAGAAAACCTATCAATAACATAATAATGATAAATAAAGAATTAAATAATTCTGAAAAGATAATTCTAAAGTCACAAAAAGACGAGGCTATGCATATATTGCATAATAACGCGGATTACTTGCACAAACTTGTAGATAAAGTGCTTGATGTATCTAAATTGGAAAGTGGTACATATAGTCCGAAAATGAGTAATATAATTGTTTATGATTTATGTCATGAAATAGTATGTTCCTTTGAATTAAATAATCACAAAACTAATATTAAACTAAATTCTGATACAAATGATGTTGAACATTGTAAGACTATAATATCGGATAAATCAAGACTTGAAGCTGCCATCAATTCGCTTATAGAAATTGCATCTGCGAATAGCACGTCTAATTATATATATTTATCTTATAAATCCGGATATAAATCAATTTCTTTTATAACTTCTCATACAGGTAGTATACCACAAAATGAAAGAAAGGACATATCACTAAGCTGGCAAATGGTTAAGTTGACCGCTGAGTTATTGAAAGGAAAGAGTTATAAAGTCGAAGACCAAGACGGGAGTATAAGATATATATTAGAAGTACTGACGAATATATAA